The Candidatus Aquicultor sp. sequence AGACGTCGATGTCGACTACATGGACAGGCTTTTGTCGGGAGAACTTTCAACTTTCACAATTGAAAAACGCTACATTCGAAAAGACGGCTCGTTGATATGGGCTAACCTAACGGTCTCCCTGGTTAGAGACCCACAAGGAAAGCCCCACTATTTTATATCAGTGGTCGAGGATATTTCGGAACGCAAAAGAGCAGAGCAAGAGCGCGATCGGCTTCTCGATGCGCTTAACGGCTGGATACAGCTTACAGATGTGGCGATGAGCGGGCTCAATTTAGACGATCTGCTCAATAGCCTTATGAACCGCCTTAAGGATATTATGCGTGCGGATGCAGCAACCGTCCTTTTAAAAGAAGACGGCGTTTTACGCATCTACGCAAGCGTCGGCGTAGAAGAAGAGGCTCGCAATCGAATTACGATTCCTATCGGTCAGGGATTTGCCGGCACTATTGCGGCAACGAAGCGGCCTCTCTACCTTAGGGATGCTAAGGCCCGGCCCCTTGCCGTAAGTCCGATTATTAGAGCGCTCGATATCCACACGATGCTGGGCGTGCCTATGATGCGAGATGATAATCTCGTTGGTGTGCTCCATGTTGATTGGCTGACCATCCAACCGGAGGATGACCGCGAGCTACATTTACTTAAAATCGCCGCAGACCGCTGCGCCATCGCTATAGAATATGCCCAGCTATACACAAGAATGCAAGAAGAACTTGCTCGGACGCGCCTTTTACAGGATGTCGCCGTAGCCGCCACAGCAAACCCGGATCTTTCGATAGCGGCTAATGAAATTCTTAAAGCGATTAATACGCATTTACGTCTTAAAGCCGGCGATATTCGTGTGGTCGACCAGGAGAATCAGGTAATCCGATTAGTGGCAAGCTTCGGTTTCCCTGAAGCCACAGTTGAGTTGATACGCGAAGTGCCTATCGGGGCGGCAAATCTGATTGCAACACGCGCCGTTCGTGAGCAACGAATCATCACGGACAAAGACGATGAGCTAACACCGGAGAGAGTAAACATCCTTGGGCAAGCAGGCATGGCAAACGACAGGTATGTATCCGCGCCGATCGACTACAGAGACGAGGTTGCTGGAATTCTCACCCTCGTTTTTGAAGGCAAACGTGACTTTACGCAAGATGAGTTGGATTTGTTTCATGCGATTACCCACATTATCGGGCAAGCTATCGAGAATTCGCGTTTGTATGTCGCTGAGCGCCGCGTTGCCGACACACTTCAGGATGCACTCCTGACCATTCCTGAAAAGCTCGATCACCTGGAGTACGGGCACCTGTACCGCTCTGCGACCGAGGAAGCCAAAGTCGGCGGTGATTTCTACGACCTGTTTGAGTTAGAACATAATAAGGTCGGCGTAGTTTTAGGCGATGTGTCCGGCAAAGGTATTGAGGCGGCGGCTTTGACCGCTACTGTCCGGGACAGTATCAGGGCATACAGCATCGAAGAGCATCCTGTGGACGAAGTTATGTCAAGAACTAACAATGTGGTCGCAAGGATAACTACCGCGTCATCATTTATTACCGTCTTCTTTGGGACCCTGAATTCGGCTACCGGAGAATTCATATACTGTTCCGGCGGACACCCTCCCGCTATAATCAAAAGAAGCTCCGGTATCGTGGACGAACTCCTAACGCTTTCGCCTATTATCGGGGCGTTTCCAAACCTTGCCTACACGCAATCTTCTAATACGCTCCGGGCAGGAGACGTATTGATCCTCTACACCGACGGTGTAATCGAGGCACGATGCGGCGATACGTTCTACGGAGAGGAGCGCCTGGTTAGCCTTCTGAAAAGCGTTAAACCCGCGCCGCCGCAACAAATCGCTGAGCTAATTTACGATGATGTGATACGCTTCACCGGCGGTACCCTTTCGGATGATCTCGCTCTATTTACCATATCAATTAGACGAGCCAGATAATAAACCCTCTCTTGCGGTCATTCAATAATCGTATAATTTATACTATAATCACTAAGTTATGCCATTTAGTTAAGGCTGTTTAGCGCAAAAAGCCGTTTCTAAAACGAACGGCCGTCTGTGCTACCGCGTCATACCAATAACAATATTCGTTAAAGTTCAGGGTGATTATGGTTTCTCAAGATAATAGTGCATTCAGACGTGATATTTTGCCAATAGCAGCGCTGATCTTTGTAACGGCCATCTGGGGAATGACCTTCGTCATGGTAAAGGACGCGGTTACCAGAATGCCGGTTATGGATTTTCTGGCTATCCGGTTTGCATTGGCTACTGCCGTGATGATTCTGTTGCGACCGCGAGCACTCAAGCTCTTAGATTCGAAAAGCCGTTTCCACGGCATACTCCTCGGCATCACTCTTGGCGCAGGGTATGCAGGGCAGACGTTTGGCCTGCAGCATACCTCTGCCGCCGTGTCGGGATTTATAACGGGAATGTTCGTTGTTTTCACGCCGCTTATCGCAGGGCTTATCTTGCGCCGCCCCATTGGCGGGATGGCATGGCTGGCCGTAGGCCTCGCCACAGTAGGCCTCGCGCTTCTTTCGCTTCGCGGATTCGCACTCGGCACGGGCGAGCTGCTTACCCTCACCTGTGCGCTCTTTTTTGCAATTCATATCATAGGTCTGGGTGAGTGGTCGGCAGGCGCCGATTCGTATGCGCTCGCCATCGTCCAGCTTGCGGTTGTTACCATTATTAGCGGCATCGCCGCACTTCCAGGCGGGATCACCCTGCCGCCGGACTCAACCGCATGGTGGGCGGTCATTATAACCGCTGTATTTGCGACTGCAATCGCATTCGTAATACAAACATGGGCGCAATCGGTGCTGTCCCCCACCCGAACCGCCGTGGTCCTGACTATGGAGCCGGTCTTTGCGGGGATTTTCGCCGTACTCATCGGCGGTGAACATCTGGGTTTGAGGACGCTTGCCGGCGGCGCCCTAGTGTTAACCGCAATGTACCTTGTCGAATTAGGCCCACGCCAAGCGCGCGAGGGCGAGCTTGCCCACTTAGAAGTCTAACCTATCAGCATCTTTGCTATGCTTGCAGCGTTTGTCTTCGATTATCGAAGCAGCCTGATGATTTAAGCGTGGGGACGTGTATATAGCAGGGGATACTGCTAAAGCGCGCGGATAATTACCATAATAAGCGCTGCGATTAATGCTGATGCGGGAATCGTGAATATCCAAGCCCAGACAATACGAGATGCTAACGGCCACCTGACGGCTTTAAACCTTTTCGATGAACCCACGCCTACGATTGAACCGGTTATTGTGTGAGTCGTCGAAACCGGCACGCCCAGCGACGACGCGAAGAAAAGTGTAATAGCGCCCGATGTTTCAGCTATAAAACCGCCTGCAGGCTTCAGTTTGGTAATCCGTGAACCCATTGTCTTTACAATCCTAAAACCGCCAAAGAGCGTTCCGATTGCCATTGCTGAGTAAGAAAGTAATATAACCCATACCGGTATACTAAATTCACCATGTAGGTAACCGCTTGAAAACAGTAATGCGGTGATTATGCCTATCGTTTTTTGAGCATCGTTACCGCCATGCCCTAAACTGTATGCCGCAGCTGAGAAGAGCTGTGCCTTCCTAAAGAACGAATTTGCCCTTTCCGTATTCACGTTTTTTAAGATAGTAAAGATGAGGTTAGAGAGGATGACTGCCAATAAAAAACCGATTAACGGTGAGAGGAATATGAATAAAACGGTTTTGTTTATGCCTGAAAACTCGAGGGCGCTCGGCCCTGCCTTAATGAGTGCGGCTCCGATCAGCCCACCGATAAGCGCATGCGATGAGCTTGACGGTATTCCCTTCCACCAGGTAAATATTCCCCAGACAATAGCGCCGATGAGCGCACTGCCGATAATTGCATTGTCGATTACGGATGGCAATACTATTCCCTTGCCAACCGTTGTAGCGACATGAAGCCCGAAGAGAAATAGCGCTACAAAATTAAAGAACGCAGCCCACACAACGGCAAGCCGTGGCGATAATACGCGCGTAGACACCACTGTCGCGATTGAGTTGGCGGCATCATGGAAGCCGTTAATAAAGTCGAATACCAAAGCAATAGCTATGATAAGAATGACTATCTCGAGATTAGGCATGTTTTAGGATGATTCCTTCGATAAGGATTGCGGCTTCACGACAATAATCAACGGTGTCCTCAAGGTCCTCATAAATGTCTTTCCATTTGATGACCTCAAGCACGTCCGTACCGTTAGCAAAGAGGGCTGCAATGGCTTTTCTGTAAATCTTATCAGCGGTTCTTTCGCTGTTCTTGATCTGTTCTATCAGTGTATGATTGCAATGCATTTTCTTGAGGCACCCTGTTAAGCCGGTGAGGAACGATGTGGAATTAACGATCTCCTGTGCCAGCTCCAGGGACTTCGGTTGAATTTCTTTGACGTTATAAAGGGTTATCCGCTCTGCAATTGAATCGATCGAGTCGAGAATATTATCAATCGTGCTTCTGAGCTCATGGATATCTTCCGAATCAAAAGGAGTTACGAATGTTCTCTCAAGCTTCTGGCTGATTTCTGCAACTATATTATCGCCTTTATGCTCAAGATCATTGATGGCCTTGCTGTTCTCACTCAATTTTTCCGGTGTTTTAAGCCCTTCAAGCAATAGAACAGCTGCATCAGCAAGGTTATTTGATGCTTTGTTAAACAGTTCGAAATAGATTTCGTTCTTTGGGATAAGGTTTAGTTTCATCGCAATTAAAATAACATATACGGACTCGCGCAACAATATATAAATGCTAAATAGCAACTGGAGACTAGCCTGATGCTAGTCCTATGGCGTTTTTTAACCGCATTCACCAGAGCATATGGTATCGGTGATACCACCAAGTAATTTTAAAGTACTTACCAAGTAGGCCCGACATCGTTGCTACACTACATAAGCTACGCTAATATCATCTATCCGCCTTAAACAATTGTGCCCGCTTTTAAACCACCCATGCCGTAGTTTACGTTCTCGCTCTAAACTTCTCAGAACATTTAGAATGTAGAGGGATAAGAGATTTAGGGGAGGTTGAAAAGCTCTTTTTGCGCCGTTTCTACGGAATCGTAGAATAAGAGACCGGTACCGTCGAATATACCGAGTTGGCGGAATTTCCTTAAAAGATAGTTGTTTTCACGGGCTACTAATACCATCGGCACACCGATTTTCTGTAGACCGATAAAGGAGAATATCAGGGTTGATACGGCCGAGCTATCTAAAAACTTTATCCCGGTTAAGTCGACTATTACGCTTGCCGGAGATTCGGACATTACCTGCGCAAATAATCTTTCTACCTTCTCTTTCTCGTAAAGATCCCAATCACCTGAAAGTGTAATAATATTGCAGTTCGACGCATTATCATTGCGTATCGCAACATCAAACATTGTTACCACCATCGCAATCAAGACATAATGCTAGGATAGCTACATCGTCGGTAAGCCTACCGTCCGTAAAGTCCATAACACGGCTGAAAACTGCATGAGACAGGTCGCTTGCAGACTTTGACTTCAAATCTCTTAAAAATGAAACCAATCTATCTTGGTTGAAAAACTCGCCGTCTTTCCGGCGCGCTTCAATTATTCCATCCGTGTGAAGTAATAAGTAGTCCCCTTTTTCCAGCTTCGCCCGACCTTCAACATACTCCATATTCGCGAAGGCGCCGATAATCGGAGAATGCTCCTCGAGAAGCTCGATTCCGGTGCCATTCCGTTTTACTATTGCGGGCGGATGCCCGGCGCTGCAGTAGGATAACTTTCCTTCATGCGAATCCAGTATCCCAAAGAATACGGTTACAAACAGTGACTGGCCGACTACGCTTTTTATTGTATTATTAGTTTTTGCCATTACCGTAGCCGGAGAATATCCCTCAAAAGCATACGCTCGGAGGGTGTTCTTAACAAGCGAGGTCAGAGCGGAAGCCTTCAAACCCTTTCCGGAAATATCGCCGACGACTACGCCGACTCTACCTTCTTCAATTTCAAAAATATCGTAGAAATCGCCGCCGACTTTCGCTGCTTCTGTGGCGGACCGGTACAAGTAGCCGTACCCAATACCGTCAATGCTGGACGGCACGGTCAAAATCGCTTCTTGAAGCGTATCGGCAATATCGCGTTCGGCTTCATAAAGCCGGGCGTTCTCAAGCGCAAGCGAAACCGATGTGCCAAGCTTACCGGCAAAATCGATTTGCGCTTCGCTAAATATAACCGGTTGCCGCCGATTGAAGAAGATGAGGTTTCCAATAACCATATCCTTTACAATCAATGGAATAGCTAGAAATGAACGTATCTTGTTTTTCTTCATTATGTTTTTTTCGAAACGCGAATCGTTATGGGAATCGGAACTCACTATCGGTTTTTTAGCCTCAGAAACTTGCAACGATATATGTGCCTTATCACCGGTTAATTGCTGGCCCAATAGCCCTTCTTCCAGGTTATACGCATATCTTATCGGCCAGCTGTCGCCCTCGCTTATCTCAATAGCGCTCGCCTCAACGCCTATCGCCGCAGCTGCTTTTACGACGATATGTTGCATGATATCATCAACGCTCAAAGTGGAGCTTATTGCTGTGTTGAGTTCACTCAGCTCGTTGTTCAGTCTTTCTATCGCTTTGCGCTCTGATATGTCATCAACAACCATGATGAAATATTGAGGCATACCGTTGTCATCGCGAACAATCGAACCGGTGACATTAACCCAGACAAGGGAACCGTCTTTTCTCACGTAGCGTTCATCTATCATATAGGAGTCCAACACGCCCTTGAGCAGTTCCTCAATATAGCCGATATCGGTATCCAAATCTTCGTAATAAGTAATCTCAAGAAATGTTTTGCGCGCAAGCTCGGCCTGCGAATAGCCAATGATATCTCCGTATCGCTGGTTACTCATAATAAATGAGCCGTCTAAAGCGATATGCGCGATACCCGACGCGGCGTTTTCGAATATTCCGCGGAACTGGCGCTCGCTATCGCTCAACGCCCGCTCCGCAGCTTTTCGCTCCGTTATATCGTTAAAGACCGTAGCAAATTGCCCAGGGCCGGGTGAAAAGACCGCTACACTGAAATGCTTTTCCATCGGTGCAAAGTATGTTTCAAAGCTCGCGGACTCGCCCGTCGCCACAACCTTGGAATATGTATCGAGATACGGCGCCTCACCCGTACCATAAAACACCGATGCTCTTCGCCCGGCCGCGTCTGCTTTTCTTAATCCGGTCATTGACTCGAAGCTCGGGTTCGCATCTTCTATAACGTAATCTACTGGATTTCCTTGCGAATCGTAAAGAACGGTATGCAGGACAATACCCTCGGTCGCGTTATTAAACAGCGCTCTAAATTTCTCTTCGCTCTGCC is a genomic window containing:
- a CDS encoding DMT family transporter; amino-acid sequence: MVSQDNSAFRRDILPIAALIFVTAIWGMTFVMVKDAVTRMPVMDFLAIRFALATAVMILLRPRALKLLDSKSRFHGILLGITLGAGYAGQTFGLQHTSAAVSGFITGMFVVFTPLIAGLILRRPIGGMAWLAVGLATVGLALLSLRGFALGTGELLTLTCALFFAIHIIGLGEWSAGADSYALAIVQLAVVTIISGIAALPGGITLPPDSTAWWAVIITAVFATAIAFVIQTWAQSVLSPTRTAVVLTMEPVFAGIFAVLIGGEHLGLRTLAGGALVLTAMYLVELGPRQAREGELAHLEV
- a CDS encoding inorganic phosphate transporter; its protein translation is MPNLEIVILIIAIALVFDFINGFHDAANSIATVVSTRVLSPRLAVVWAAFFNFVALFLFGLHVATTVGKGIVLPSVIDNAIIGSALIGAIVWGIFTWWKGIPSSSSHALIGGLIGAALIKAGPSALEFSGINKTVLFIFLSPLIGFLLAVILSNLIFTILKNVNTERANSFFRKAQLFSAAAYSLGHGGNDAQKTIGIITALLFSSGYLHGEFSIPVWVILLSYSAMAIGTLFGGFRIVKTMGSRITKLKPAGGFIAETSGAITLFFASSLGVPVSTTHTITGSIVGVGSSKRFKAVRWPLASRIVWAWIFTIPASALIAALIMVIIRAL
- a CDS encoding DUF47 family protein, whose translation is MKLNLIPKNEIYFELFNKASNNLADAAVLLLEGLKTPEKLSENSKAINDLEHKGDNIVAEISQKLERTFVTPFDSEDIHELRSTIDNILDSIDSIAERITLYNVKEIQPKSLELAQEIVNSTSFLTGLTGCLKKMHCNHTLIEQIKNSERTADKIYRKAIAALFANGTDVLEVIKWKDIYEDLEDTVDYCREAAILIEGIILKHA
- a CDS encoding STAS domain-containing protein is translated as MFDVAIRNDNASNCNIITLSGDWDLYEKEKVERLFAQVMSESPASVIVDLTGIKFLDSSAVSTLIFSFIGLQKIGVPMVLVARENNYLLRKFRQLGIFDGTGLLFYDSVETAQKELFNLP
- a CDS encoding PAS domain S-box protein, which translates into the protein MVRRALNISRKLILVYLIIAIPIFGILAYDYYSRYQARVDRVLAERTEVAKLCETSFMLSMHELGKAMKYIGQSSVENSYTAPKIEAAYRKLVNDYPVDFVVITDTKGNVTVSTDQRLAGKNLSQNEAFKSVIANYKENGISPTEVVNGNNGFYISQVIKGSDGSVRGIAGSFVDVGKLDSTLSIDFGSGGVNIVDSEGYLVFQNQYPNLATQRSYWGGYPFVKSALAGKNATSINFKFPVNGETRWISEVSIREYGWTAGSGIPVDEMIAPIRQNIASEAAATLATLLAALAIGILIVQRITRSLRRLVHSARAVGEGNFDEPIRIETGDEIEDVGRSLDDARKNLKGYVEGLAGITETGSLLASSLEIARIKETVTRSAKRLFGAEAIWIFAMNEDNGLLEPLMWTGLGDQEFSKLTIQPGHGIIGTVYQAGKPMIIQNIQAEPVVIQKELFARYGINSAVVLPLAIGEKPFGVMGLYSPDVATWKRGGRKTELFETFASQISIALENARLFDERLKVEEALSSERERLAVTLASIGDGVIATDINGTVVLFNQVAENLTGWLQKEAAGMPLLDVFNIINEETRQQAKNPVEETLKSGLIVGLANHTALIARDGSELSIADSCAPIRASDGRVLGAILVFRDITAEKLAEEALRQSEEKFRALFNNATEGIVLHTVLYDSQGNPVDYVIEDANPSFESMTGLRKADAAGRRASVFYGTGEAPYLDTYSKVVATGESASFETYFAPMEKHFSVAVFSPGPGQFATVFNDITERKAAERALSDSERQFRGIFENAASGIAHIALDGSFIMSNQRYGDIIGYSQAELARKTFLEITYYEDLDTDIGYIEELLKGVLDSYMIDERYVRKDGSLVWVNVTGSIVRDDNGMPQYFIMVVDDISERKAIERLNNELSELNTAISSTLSVDDIMQHIVVKAAAAIGVEASAIEISEGDSWPIRYAYNLEEGLLGQQLTGDKAHISLQVSEAKKPIVSSDSHNDSRFEKNIMKKNKIRSFLAIPLIVKDMVIGNLIFFNRRQPVIFSEAQIDFAGKLGTSVSLALENARLYEAERDIADTLQEAILTVPSSIDGIGYGYLYRSATEAAKVGGDFYDIFEIEEGRVGVVVGDISGKGLKASALTSLVKNTLRAYAFEGYSPATVMAKTNNTIKSVVGQSLFVTVFFGILDSHEGKLSYCSAGHPPAIVKRNGTGIELLEEHSPIIGAFANMEYVEGRAKLEKGDYLLLHTDGIIEARRKDGEFFNQDRLVSFLRDLKSKSASDLSHAVFSRVMDFTDGRLTDDVAILALCLDCDGGNNV